A window of Plasmodium brasilianum strain Bolivian I chromosome 8, whole genome shotgun sequence contains these coding sequences:
- a CDS encoding pre-mRNA splicing factor: MKGGGFYKGTSTEQTPFFGDKEKKLMEKLVWPEIYNYKIDVTKINFNVVEKWINKKLIEILGFEDDILYEYCISQLKYAKEKKDDEEQNYLNAKKLKINLTGFIGNKKSEIFVRELLELLISNERNEEKLLSSLMENRKNEMEQAKNQNELINENIKNIKSIYAENKQGERNDQGGDDNPISVRNKQQEKKEEQQEQETGKYSSEQSDSNSYNKKRKEGGKNKIKTNEHSNSSDQSVLQDEHSENDKNYYMKKIRNNTNKDRNKKGTSKHSSISSSDQSCYYSASLGSQTSEYKEKKKKKKRNIMKATKGGAVTGMVGSTRWEEKGMGVNIDIGVGQGKEKSIGVGIEIEIEKEIEKEIDIIGIGKEKHTGIKKEIDIDIWTEKGIGIDIESRSASFNNERNYKVKQKNKYEKRRDRKENSLTNSIERSSNPLSNSSTSSIIVKRKRRKERVITNSRSNRHCRREIEKEDGSLKLHKENKIKEIDSIMQKKSYKHFKKKLRAWSSSESEKGEED; encoded by the exons ATGAAAGGAGGAGGGTTTTACAAAGGGACGAGCACAGAACAGACTCCTTTCTTTGgggataaggaaaaaaaattgatggAAAAACTCGTATGGCCAGAAATATACAATTACAAAATAGATGTAAccaaaattaattttaatgtagTAGAAAAATGGATAAACAAAAAGCTAATAGAAATCTTAGGTTTTGAAGATGATATCTTATATGAGTATTGCATATCACAGTTAAAATATGCCAAGGAGAAAAAAG ATGATGAAGAacagaattatttaaatgcaaaaaagCTAAAAATTAACTTGACTGGATTTATAG GTAATAAGAAAAGTGAAATATTCGTTAGGGAACTATTAGAATTGTTAATATCTAATGaaagaaatgaagaaaaactTTTAAGCTCATTAATGGAAAAcaggaaaaatgaaatggaACAGGCGAAAAATCAAAATGAActcataaatgaaaatataaaaaatattaaaagcaTATATGCAG AAAATAAACAGGGTGAACGGAACGACCAAGGAGGGGATGATAACCCTATCAGTGTAAGGAACAAACAacaagagaaaaaagaagaacaaCAAGAACAAGAAACGGGTAAATACTCTTCAGAGCAAAGTGATAGtaatagttataataaaaaaagaaaagaagggggaaaaaataaaataaaaacaaatgagCATTCGAATTCATCAGATCAGTCAGTATTACAGGATGAGCACTcagaaaatgataaaaattactatatgaagaaaattagaaataacacaaataaagatagaaataaaaaaggtacGAGTAAACATTCGTCCATTTCGTCCAGTGATCAGAGTTGTTATTATAGCGCATCATTAGGTAGTCAAACATCggaatataaagaaaaaaaaaaaaaaaaaaaaaggaacataaTGAAAGCAACGAAAGGGGGAGCAGTGACAGGTATGGTAGGAAGTACGAGATGGGAAGAGAAAGGGATGGGGGTAAATATAGACATAGGAGTAGGTCaagggaaagaaaaaagcatAGGAGTAGGGATAGAGATAGAGATAGAGAAAGAGATAGAGAAAGAGATAGACATAATAGGGATAGGGAAAGAGAAACACACAGGGATAAAGAAAGAGATAGACATAGACATATGGACAGAGAAAGGCATCGGGATAGACATAGAA TCAAGAAGTGCAtcatttaataatgaaagaaattataaagtgaaacaaaaaaacaaatatgaaaaacGACGTGACAGAAAAGAGAATAGTTTAACCAATTCGATTGAAAGAAGTAGTAATCCTTTGTCTAATTCATCTACATCATCAATCATtgttaaaaggaaaagaaggaAAGAGAGAGTCATCACAAATAGTAGAAGTAATAGACACTGCAGAAGAGAAATTGAGAAGGAGGACGG TTCATTGAAATTACACaaagagaataaaataaaagaaatagacAGCATAATGCAGAAAAAGAGTTATAAACATttcaaaaagaaattaagaGCTTGGTCGTCGTCAGAAAGCGAAAAGGGCGAAGAGGATTAG
- a CDS encoding trafficking protein particle complex subunit 4: protein MYSLYVNNQHGTLVYQKHFSEEIKLNSNEEIRLASMLHGISTISEKINVHSSFNENKNNIFKSLEKKGIEAIEGNGFKIQCFDTLTGIKIFIVHKDDLNVEVSTYLKKVYELYSDIILKNPFYDIDMPIRSAVFNEHIEKLFSNIN from the exons ATGTATTCTCTTTATGTTAACAACCAACACGGCACTTTAGTTTATCAAAAG CATTTCagtgaagaaataaaattaaacagTAATGAAGAAATAAGACTTGCATCCATGTTACATGGTATTTCAACGATttctgaaaaaataaatgtgcattcatcatttaatgaaaataaaaataatatatttaaatcttTGGAAAAAAAGGGCATAGAGGCAATTGAGGGAAATGGTTTTAAAATTCAATGTTTTGATACTTTAACaggtataaaaatatttattgtcCACAAAGATGACTTAAATGTTGAGGTGAgcacatatttaaaaaaggtatatGAATTGTACAGTGACATAATACTGAAAAATCCATTTTACGATATTGATATGCCTATACGTTCTGCAGTTTTTAATGAGCATATTGAGAagcttttttcaaatataaattga
- a CDS encoding eukaryotic translation initiation factor 3 subunit K: MDVRSVIEEVQAIKIFPHMMFNASKLRKPLPTEVLSDYVDIALENNEYFDNEVMLTLLRLFCLYPHCYDKVVIKKILVCVLYNINEVDMNIYLSLINPNIYDDNIKSIVYLHDLIKECQFKKLWACINSGSSSSIDDNNNNNNNSNYDYTFLKNSINFTYNIRKYILNTISLSFENITMKNMSEYLNMHDYSEIEKLLNENKWMIKNVNYKDEEQSICCNGNIEAVQQKKNINAYFSEDNIASYMTKLNN, encoded by the exons ATGGATGTGAGAAGCGTTATCGAGGAGGTTCAggcaataaaaattttcccGCATATGATGTTCAATGCGTCAAAGCTGA GGAAACCCCTGCCAACCG AAGTACTGAGTGATTATGTAGATATAGCActtgaaaataatgaatattttgaTAATGAAGTTATGCTGACCTTGTTAAGGTTATTTTGCTTATATCCCCACTGTTACGATAAAGTTgtaattaagaaaattttagtatgcgttttgtataatataaatgaagtAGACATGAATATTTACCTTAGTTTAATAAACCCcaatatatatgatgataACATAAAAAGCATTGTATATTTGCATGATTTGATAAAAGAGTGTCAGTTTAAGAAGCTATGGGCATGTATAAACagtggtagtagtagtagtatcgatgataataataataataataataatagtaattatGATTAcacctttttaaaaaattctattaattttacgtataatattagaaaatatatattaaatacaaTATCGTTAagttttgaaaatattacgATGAAAAATATGTCGGAGTATTTAAATATGCATGACTATTcagaaattgaaaaattattaaatgaaaataaatggatgattaaaaatgttaattataaAGATGAAGAGCAATCAATTTGCTGCAACGGAAATATAGAAGCTGTTcagcagaaaaaaaatatcaacgCTTATTTCAGTGAAGATAATATAGCGTCTTACATGACCAAATTGAATAATTGA
- a CDS encoding hypothetical protein (conserved Plasmodium protein) gives MLNTDLAKPEVDLAVFEYTDIPMLVSLLTYTYKLNPWSNDSRYLYSHENMQKEIEELNVLMKSRVPWYSVFFISSFSYLVMVLCTIGLFIFYNTQNDIPVSFIFACTFIIAFVHYIMCKIYSYIITKSVIGTVEIHIKELNKKYKEEQIYFKLINFSGLGFKYLKFLSRNKGVVYFSLRVVYKYYTII, from the exons ATGCTAAACACCGACTTAGCAAAACCTGAAGTAGACCTAGCAGTTTTTGAATATACGGACATCCCAATGCTAGTGTCCTTATtaacatatacgtataaattGAATCCTTGGTCTAACGATTCcagatatttatattcacatgaaaatatgcaaaaagaaatagaagaatTGAACGTGTTGATGAAATCTAGGGTACCATg GTATTCGgtgtttttcatttcatcCTTCTCCTACTTAGTTATGGTACTTTGTACTATCggattgttcatattttacaACACCCAGAACGATATACCTGTCTCATTCATATTTGCCTGTACATTCATAATTGCATTTGTCCATTATATTATGTGTAAGATATACAGCTACATAATAACTAAGAGCGTTATCGGAACTGTTGAAATACATATCAAAgagttaaataaaaaatataaagaagaacaaatatattttaagctAATTAATTTCAGTGGTTTAGGATTTAAGTATTTAAAATTCCTTTCAAGAAATAAGGGAGTAGTCTACTTTTCTTTGAGAGTTGTCTATAAGTATTACACAATAATTTAA
- a CDS encoding hypothetical protein (conserved Plasmodium protein) has translation MKMLKLNYYHGRIYEKYKISNVLSLLVDKHKFQNDSIDFNEISNMKNNYSIMALLGSQIKNINNDIYKDIDTNDIILALSTLKKVDEQIVINESRNKNYILELAEQMYYEYSQKGLITNDSTFNLNDKRSVMNINLEIMNDINNQIKNYEGKIRKLLSYSEDHLKRDALLHYNGIGTNDESDKFSSILGENDMYYNMKQNKYLDRDRSILNKDLYDDNNINNYENYVNLKNEKRHSTTLPNVYDSYSYRYRAHLNNNNSTARNGNTNGSNLHYYAKEGTNSTQCNSVENVNGDVNVYSNGSNNNNHGMKHNICKNSSTSVSSNLNSNVKNNSNTYHQRRSSCDNVSHYDSGEKNIFNDRMKMNYLNRKTHYEKTDEEDLYENNHRSTIIGTAHHFTNRISNEYIMNRKGLYDARGNNKIRSDVSEYSNMNYNYDEKNKNLLNKDEMSYDGNNAEFKVGINSNNSNDDGNNMSGNNIIGNHVSGINSDHNNNNGAAYNSIYNIGLKKDRSPNNTIFDKNKISTWNSNVLANIDKAEKEIVNNHLKNSMARNDYAARRMSSILLSPNVQQRELLFSKRKSYEKPSIEKFINRNSHNYNSDMSLNKYSTLGQRKNYTSDTNNNSSFIISSANKQNMLEEDSFNVVGDFDNNHFPPKSKINYLRENYLSDNKYMNYPMSERNNNSSTPLNTDNLSNFSRNVHKSVESNLNMYTNKYSRALDINDLNSNTSRNYVNSSNSLKSDRTTMRDNYAKMLERSKSLTSNIYRVPVTHTYLRANM, from the coding sequence atgaaaatgctTAAGCTAAATTACTACCATGGAAGAATATACGAAAAGTACAAAATTAGCAACGTGTTGTCTTTATTAGTTGATAAGCATAAGTTTCAAAACGATAGTATagattttaatgaaataagtaatatgaaaaataattatagcaTAATGGCACTTTTAGGAAgtcaaataaaaaacataaataatgatatatataaagatatcGATACGAATGACATTATATTAGCATTGTcaacattaaaaaaagtggATGAACAAATAGTAATTAATGAGagcagaaataaaaattatatcttaGAATTAGCAGAACAAATGTATTATGAATATTCTCAGAAAGGATTAATTACAAATGACAgtacatttaatttaaatgacAAGAGAAGTGTTATGAACataaatttagaaataatgaatgatataaataatcaaattaaaaattatgaggGAAAAATTCGTAAATTACTTTCTTATTCAGAGGATCACTTAAAAAGGGATGCTCTACTGCATTACAATGGTATTGGCACGAATGATGAATCTGATAAGTTTAGTTCCATTTTGGGTGAAAACGATATGTACTATAatatgaaacaaaataaatacttaGATCGTGATAGAAGCATTTTAAACAAGGACTtatatgatgataataatattaataattatgaaaattatgtgaacttaaaaaatgaaaaaagacaCAGTACCACTCTGCCTAATGTGTACGACAGTTACAGTTACAGGTACAGAGCCCACTTAAACAACAACAATAGCACCGCTCGTAACGGAAATACGAATGGAAGTAACTTGCACTACTATGCAAAGGAGGGCACAAACAGTACCCAGTGTAATAGCGTCGAAAATGTGAATGGCGATGTAAACGTTTACAGCAACGggagcaataataataaccaTGGAATGAAGCACAATATTTGCAAGAACTCCTCTACTAGCGTCAGCAGCAATCTAAACAGCAacgttaaaaataatagtaatacgTATCACCAGAGGAGGAGCAGCTGTGATAACGTGTCTCATTACGACTCGGGTGAGAAAAACATATTCAACGATCGAATGAAAATGAACTACTTGAATAGAAAAACACACTATGAAAAAACAGACGAAGAAGACCTATATGAAAACAATCACAGGAGTACCATAATTGGTACTGCTCACCATTTTACAAATAGAATTagtaatgaatatattatgaacagGAAAGGTTTATACGATGCGCGTggcaataataaaattagatCAGATGTTTCTGAATACAGCAATATGAACTATaattatgatgaaaaaaataaaaacttattAAACAAGGATGAAATGAGTTATGATGGCAACAACGCAGAATTTAAAGTAGGCATAAACAGTAACAACAGTAATGATGATGGTAATAATATGAGtggaaataatattattggtAATCATGTTAGTGGAATTAACAGtgatcataataataataatggtgCCGCATACAACTCCATATACAACATAGGGTTAAAAAAAGACCGCTCACCAAACAATACtatatttgataaaaataaaatcagtACATGGAACAGTAATGTACTAGCAAATATAGATAAagcagaaaaagaaattgtcaataatcatttaaaaaattctatgGCACGTAATGATTATGCTGCTAGAAGAATGAGCTCTATACTTCTAAGTCCAAATGTTCAACAAAGAGAGTTATTATTTAGCAAAAGAAAATCGTATGAAAAACCAAGtattgaaaaatttattaatagaaaTTCACATAATTATAACAGTGATATGTCACTAAACAAATATAGTACATTAGGTCAAAGAAAGAATTATACATCAGACacaaataataacagtagttTTATTATAAGTAGTGCAAATAAACAGAACATGTTAGAGGAAGACTCCTTCAATGTAGTAGGTGATTTTGATAATAACCATTTTCCTCCAAAATcgaaaattaattatttaagggaaaattatttaagtgataataaatatatgaattaccCTATGTCTGAACGAAATAACAATTCTAGTACACCATTAAATACAGATAACCTTAGTAACTTCTCACGAAATGTGCATAAATCCGTTGAATCGAATTTGAATATGtacacaaataaatattcgaGAGCACTAGatataaatgatttaaataGCAATACTAGTAGGAATTATGTAAATAGTTCGAATAGCTTAAAAAGCGACCGTACCACAATGAGAGATAATTATGCAAAAATGCTCGAAAGGTCTAAATCGCTAACGTCCAATATCTACAGGGTACCTGTGACGCACACCTACTTGCGGGCAAATATGTGA